The Sulfitobacter sp. SK011 genome has a window encoding:
- a CDS encoding superoxide dismutase has product MAFQLPDLPYAHDALAAKGMSAETLEYHHDKHHNAYVTNGNKAIEGTKWEGKSLEDIIAGTYDAGAVAQSGIFNNISQLWNHNQFWEMMGPGDSKMPGELEKAITENFGSVDKFKDEFKAAGAGQFGSGWAWLVKAKDGSLKVTKTENGVNPVCFGQTTLLGCDVWEHSYYIDFRNARPDYLSNFLDNLVNWENVASRM; this is encoded by the coding sequence ATGGCTTTTCAACTTCCCGATCTTCCCTATGCCCATGATGCCCTTGCCGCCAAAGGCATGAGCGCCGAGACTTTGGAATATCACCACGACAAGCACCACAATGCCTATGTCACCAATGGCAACAAGGCCATTGAAGGCACCAAGTGGGAAGGCAAATCACTCGAGGATATCATTGCAGGCACCTATGATGCCGGCGCGGTGGCGCAAAGTGGTATTTTCAACAACATCAGCCAGCTTTGGAACCACAACCAATTCTGGGAGATGATGGGCCCAGGCGACAGCAAAATGCCGGGTGAGCTGGAAAAAGCCATCACCGAGAACTTTGGCTCAGTCGACAAATTCAAGGACGAGTTCAAAGCGGCTGGCGCTGGCCAGTTCGGTTCAGGCTGGGCATGGCTGGTAAAGGCCAAGGATGGCAGCCTGAAGGTCACCAAGACCGAAAACGGCGTGAACCCTGTGTGTTTTGGTCAAACGACCTTGTTGGGTTGTGATGTTTGGGAACATTCCTATTACATCGATTTCCGCAACGCACGCCCGGATTATTTGTCAAACTTCCTCGACAACCTGGTGAACTGGGAAAATGTCGCATCGCGGATGTAA
- a CDS encoding host attachment family protein, which produces MTRLSNGTWVLVADGEKALFLENQTDGEDPFLEVIRQEEQDNPPTREQAANRPGRFNDGPSVHRSAVADTDWHQLAKERFAKDMAEILFTQAHKGAFEKIVIVAPPQTLGELRNELHKEVADKVVGEVPKTLTNHPIPEIEKIVKNELAGK; this is translated from the coding sequence ATGACCCGATTGAGCAATGGCACCTGGGTTCTCGTTGCAGATGGCGAAAAGGCCCTTTTCCTGGAAAATCAGACCGACGGTGAAGACCCTTTTCTTGAGGTCATCCGTCAAGAAGAGCAGGACAATCCCCCAACCCGTGAACAGGCTGCCAATCGCCCGGGCCGCTTTAACGATGGACCATCTGTGCACCGCTCTGCAGTAGCAGACACAGACTGGCACCAACTGGCCAAAGAACGGTTCGCCAAAGACATGGCGGAAATCCTGTTCACCCAAGCGCACAAAGGCGCGTTTGAAAAAATCGTTATCGTTGCACCGCCGCAGACACTGGGCGAATTGCGCAATGAATTGCACAAAGAAGTGGCCGATAAAGTGGTGGGAGAGGTGCCCAAGACATTGACCAATCACCCGATCCCAGAAATTGAGAAAATCGTGAAGAACGAATTGGCGGGCAAGTAG